In the genome of cyanobacterium endosymbiont of Braarudosphaera bigelowii, one region contains:
- the recJ gene encoding single-stranded-DNA-specific exonuclease RecJ, whose product MKLPNQRWDIASPNPKKIELLAKEMQVSNLIIKIILNRGVDTSDLARIYLNPNEEILPPPLAEFPDLYKSINLLIIAIEKKHKIAICGDYDADGMTSTSLLLRALKYFGGDVYYKIPNRIKDGYGINKQIVEDFSKNGVKLILTVDNGITAYEPIKRAAELGLNVIITDHHDIPKRLPPADAILNPKLLPNESPYSGLAGVGVAYVLALTLSQTLNKTEGIIASLLELFTLGTIADLAPLTGVNRRWLKQGLKQLPNSQLPGIQALIKVSGISDEQKQLKSDDIGFKLGPRINAVGRIGEPKTAIELLTTDNLEVALEKALECEEINKIRKSLCERIEKEAIDLIENIPLDYQEKRVLIVIQHKWHHGVIGIVASRLVERYGVPVFIGTYEEDDINKIRGSARGIPEFDVFHALQYCDDLLDKFGGHKAAGGFNLKQKNLSFFEKKLSEFAHQYLQLHHIKPLIKIDSAINFKDIDNNLYETLDSLQPWGIGNAIPIFWTPNIIILKQKVIGDNHLKILLAQNDGQQIEAVAWRFGSYYPLPKQLDIAYKLSKNFWNGKNNIQLEIVGIRIPSSMNKEFQSTFEFNGKQYICSIKGNKLKIKNLQGKTLSIDKGKREGLLENGYEKIKTIDVTHQPYYTIVKMALHSLNL is encoded by the coding sequence ATGAAATTACCGAATCAAAGATGGGATATTGCTTCACCTAACCCTAAAAAAATTGAATTACTAGCTAAGGAGATGCAAGTCTCTAACTTAATTATTAAGATAATTTTAAATCGGGGAGTAGATACATCAGATCTAGCTCGTATTTATTTAAATCCTAATGAAGAGATTTTACCTCCTCCTTTAGCAGAATTTCCAGATCTGTATAAAAGTATTAACCTTTTAATAATAGCGATTGAGAAAAAGCATAAAATTGCAATTTGTGGAGATTATGACGCTGATGGTATGACTAGTACTTCTTTATTATTAAGGGCCTTGAAATATTTTGGGGGAGATGTTTATTATAAAATTCCTAACAGAATTAAAGATGGTTATGGTATTAATAAACAAATTGTAGAAGATTTTTCCAAAAATGGTGTCAAATTAATATTAACGGTGGATAATGGCATCACAGCCTATGAGCCGATCAAAAGGGCTGCAGAATTAGGATTAAATGTTATTATCACAGATCATCATGATATACCTAAAAGGTTACCACCTGCAGATGCAATTCTAAATCCTAAATTATTACCTAATGAATCACCTTATAGTGGATTGGCTGGGGTAGGAGTTGCGTATGTTTTAGCTTTAACGCTTTCTCAAACTTTAAATAAGACAGAAGGTATCATAGCTTCTTTATTAGAACTTTTTACATTAGGTACCATTGCAGATTTAGCTCCTTTAACTGGGGTTAATCGTCGATGGCTTAAGCAAGGATTGAAACAATTACCTAATTCTCAACTACCAGGTATTCAGGCTCTGATAAAAGTTTCAGGGATTAGTGATGAACAAAAGCAATTAAAATCGGATGATATTGGATTTAAATTAGGACCCAGAATTAACGCAGTAGGGCGCATTGGTGAACCAAAAACTGCTATTGAATTGTTGACAACTGACAATCTAGAAGTTGCACTAGAAAAGGCACTGGAATGTGAAGAAATTAATAAGATAAGAAAATCTTTATGTGAAAGAATTGAAAAAGAGGCTATAGATTTGATAGAAAATATTCCTCTAGATTATCAAGAGAAAAGAGTCTTAATAGTAATTCAACACAAATGGCACCATGGAGTAATTGGAATTGTAGCTTCTCGATTAGTTGAACGTTATGGAGTACCAGTTTTTATCGGAACTTATGAAGAAGACGATATAAACAAAATTCGTGGATCAGCTAGAGGAATTCCGGAATTCGATGTTTTTCATGCTTTACAATATTGCGATGATTTATTAGATAAATTTGGAGGACATAAAGCTGCAGGTGGATTTAATTTAAAACAAAAAAACTTGAGCTTTTTTGAAAAAAAATTGAGTGAGTTTGCTCATCAATATCTTCAGTTACATCATATTAAGCCTTTAATTAAAATTGATAGTGCGATTAACTTTAAAGATATAGATAATAACTTATATGAAACGCTCGATTCTCTTCAACCTTGGGGTATTGGAAATGCTATTCCTATATTTTGGACACCCAATATAATAATATTGAAACAAAAAGTTATAGGAGATAATCATCTCAAAATATTGTTAGCTCAAAATGATGGTCAACAAATTGAGGCTGTAGCTTGGCGTTTTGGATCGTATTATCCTTTACCAAAACAATTAGACATAGCCTACAAATTATCTAAAAATTTTTGGAATGGTAAAAACAATATTCAGTTAGAAATTGTAGGAATACGTATTCCTTCATCTATGAATAAGGAATTTCAAAGTACATTTGAGTTCAATGGTAAGCAATATATTTGTTCTATAAAAGGCAACAAATTAAAGATTAAAAATTTGCAAGGAAAAACTTTATCCATTGATAAAGGCAAAAGAGAGGGATTGCTAGAAAATGGTTATGAAAAAATTAAAACAATTGATGTCACACATCAGCCATACTACACCATAGTTAAAATGGCTCTACACTCTTTAAATCTATAA
- a CDS encoding isochorismate synthase, translating into MSITPIFIPNSTSFINNPCYLENLFETYQTKFKSHDQSVIISLSYVINAVDTLSVLNFLTNKNKSPSSSDTIYFYWENKVNNEEILGYGATQYFCIDSSDRFFRSKNFIKDCLIKIIRIKEKKEIKSTPRIFSSFTFFEKIDDPHYPFPPALAFLPYVQLIKFKNSSILTFNILIEKKTDIKQTVFNILATKKSILSLKAYQNKKRKSKDIDRLDINLAKIQKFKNSVNLILKSIKNNEFKKLVLADFLDLKNSVNFSIPNCLDNLRFHYPDCYVFAINNGKNHCFIGASPERLLSIKNQKLITDALAGSSSRDKDKYKDYYLSQKLLKSYKERYEHQVVIKYIVKSLLNIGLSPKVLPLKILKLSNIQHLWTPIYSKLELNIHPIDIVATLHPTPAVSGFPTAITCRKIEHYEQFIRGLYAAPLGWIDSNKNSEFIVGIRSALISHNNARVYAGAGIVKGSQSEQELAEIQLKFEGLLKALS; encoded by the coding sequence ATGTCTATTACCCCAATATTTATTCCTAATAGTACTAGCTTTATAAATAACCCATGCTATCTCGAAAATTTATTTGAGACTTATCAAACAAAGTTTAAAAGTCATGATCAATCAGTCATTATAAGCTTATCTTATGTTATCAATGCAGTTGACACCTTGTCTGTTTTAAATTTTTTGACTAACAAAAACAAATCACCCTCTTCATCAGATACAATTTATTTCTATTGGGAGAATAAGGTCAATAATGAAGAAATATTAGGGTATGGTGCAACTCAATACTTTTGTATTGATTCCTCAGATAGGTTTTTTAGATCTAAAAATTTCATTAAAGATTGTTTAATAAAGATTATTAGAATAAAAGAAAAAAAAGAAATAAAATCTACCCCTCGCATTTTCTCTAGTTTCACTTTTTTTGAAAAGATCGATGATCCTCATTACCCTTTTCCACCAGCCCTTGCTTTTTTACCTTATGTTCAATTAATCAAATTTAAGAACAGTAGTATTTTGACTTTCAATATATTAATTGAAAAGAAAACAGATATAAAGCAAACAGTTTTTAATATTTTAGCTACAAAAAAATCAATTTTATCTTTAAAGGCATACCAAAATAAAAAAAGAAAATCAAAAGATATAGATCGCCTTGATATTAATTTAGCAAAAATTCAAAAATTCAAGAATTCTGTTAATTTGATATTGAAGTCTATAAAAAATAATGAATTTAAAAAGTTAGTATTAGCTGATTTTTTAGATTTAAAAAATTCTGTGAATTTTTCTATTCCTAATTGTCTAGATAATTTGCGTTTCCACTATCCAGATTGTTATGTTTTTGCAATTAATAATGGAAAAAATCATTGTTTTATTGGAGCCAGCCCCGAACGATTACTCAGCATCAAAAATCAAAAACTGATAACTGATGCTTTAGCAGGTTCTTCTTCGAGAGATAAAGATAAATACAAAGATTATTACCTGTCCCAGAAACTTTTAAAAAGTTATAAAGAAAGATATGAGCATCAAGTAGTAATTAAATATATTGTGAAAAGTTTATTAAATATAGGTCTAAGTCCAAAAGTTCTTCCTCTTAAAATTTTAAAATTGTCTAATATACAACATCTCTGGACTCCGATTTATAGTAAATTAGAACTTAATATTCATCCTATAGATATAGTTGCTACTTTACATCCGACTCCTGCTGTTTCTGGTTTTCCTACAGCTATAACTTGCAGAAAAATTGAGCATTATGAACAATTTATACGTGGACTTTACGCAGCTCCTTTAGGTTGGATTGATTCTAATAAAAATAGTGAATTCATTGTAGGTATTCGCTCTGCTCTTATTTCTCATAATAATGCTAGAGTGTACGCTGGTGCTGGTATTGTTAAGGGATCTCAATCAGAACAAGAGCTTGCAGAAATTCAATTAAAATTTGAAGGATTGCTTAAAGCATTATCTTAA
- the bioD gene encoding ATP-dependent dethiobiotin synthetase BioD, which yields MQTLFITGTVPNSGKTLLTKILAIYRQTYFSEKSLGIIELIQKEKHENKLLESFLSNSSSNTKIVNCQLPDFETLMSLNDLCSNLLGELWEKLSSLQKELDFVLVEGANSLGSPITKELLISDIVGIWYLPTILIVSVESGALNQVVANIALAVKNKVNVKGIILNCICPLAQEKISNLVPVNLVQSLTHIPVLGILPYIKDTEDTKELLNAASEIDLEFLFY from the coding sequence ATGCAAACCTTATTTATTACAGGAACAGTCCCAAATTCTGGAAAAACTCTACTAACAAAAATTTTAGCTATTTATAGGCAGACCTATTTTTCTGAAAAATCTTTAGGTATTATAGAACTAATACAGAAAGAAAAACATGAAAACAAACTACTAGAGAGTTTTCTTTCTAATTCATCAAGTAATACAAAAATTGTTAATTGTCAACTACCTGATTTTGAAACTCTTATGAGTTTGAATGATTTATGCTCTAATCTTTTGGGTGAATTATGGGAAAAATTAAGTTCTTTACAGAAAGAATTAGATTTCGTCTTAGTCGAAGGAGCAAATAGTTTAGGTTCTCCTATTACGAAAGAACTATTAATATCTGATATTGTTGGAATATGGTATCTACCCACTATTTTAATAGTGTCAGTAGAATCAGGTGCGCTTAACCAAGTAGTAGCTAATATTGCATTGGCAGTGAAGAATAAAGTGAATGTGAAAGGAATAATATTAAATTGTATATGTCCTCTTGCTCAAGAAAAAATTTCTAATCTAGTACCAGTTAATCTTGTTCAATCTCTAACACATATTCCAGTTTTAGGGATATTGCCTTATATAAAAGATACAGAAGATACTAAAGAATTACTCAATGCTGCTTCTGAAATTGATTTAGAATTTCTATTCTATTAA
- a CDS encoding COX15/CtaA family protein, whose amino-acid sequence MTRTVLIEEIDTQDNSLKVRKWTKFFIWKIAIATLLLMAVGSATRVMNAGLACPDWPLCYGQLIPTRQMNLQVFLEWFHRLDASLIGISTIILLMISCWFREQLPRWLPWSALLALALILFQGVLGGLTVTRMLRFDIVTAHLGTALLFFGVLVIIALSLSPPLEAQDNSNLRWVGLLVTCLVYVQCLLGGLVGSRWALHQCFEESQLCTVMNSHIIGVIPTTLGVISLVLMAWRTSNLHPSLKKLVWLAGGIVMCQILLGTATFYLHLQVEPLTIAHHTVGVMLFGTLVALTTLAMRSVPRET is encoded by the coding sequence ATGACAAGAACTGTTCTAATAGAAGAAATAGACACTCAAGATAATAGCCTAAAAGTCCGAAAATGGACGAAGTTTTTTATATGGAAAATTGCCATTGCCACTCTTCTATTAATGGCAGTAGGAAGTGCAACAAGAGTTATGAATGCAGGTTTAGCTTGTCCAGATTGGCCGCTGTGTTATGGTCAGCTAATTCCTACTAGACAAATGAACTTACAAGTTTTTTTGGAATGGTTTCACCGTCTTGATGCTTCTTTGATTGGAATAAGCACTATAATCTTGTTGATGATATCTTGTTGGTTTCGCGAGCAGCTACCTAGATGGCTACCGTGGTCTGCATTACTAGCACTTGCTCTGATCTTATTTCAAGGAGTTCTAGGAGGACTTACTGTTACTAGAATGTTACGATTCGATATTGTTACTGCACATCTAGGTACTGCTTTACTTTTTTTTGGAGTATTAGTAATCATAGCGTTATCATTAAGTCCTCCTTTAGAAGCTCAGGATAATAGTAATCTACGTTGGGTTGGTTTATTAGTAACTTGTTTAGTATATGTTCAATGCCTATTGGGAGGATTAGTAGGTTCTCGTTGGGCTTTACATCAATGCTTTGAAGAATCTCAGTTATGCACTGTTATGAATAGTCACATTATTGGTGTTATACCGACAACCCTCGGAGTAATTAGCTTAGTTCTTATGGCTTGGCGAACTTCAAATCTTCACCCTTCTTTAAAAAAACTTGTTTGGCTTGCTGGAGGAATAGTGATGTGTCAAATTCTCCTAGGAACTGCGACATTCTATTTACATTTACAGGTGGAACCTTTAACCATAGCTCACCATACTGTCGGCGTTATGTTATTTGGGACTTTAGTAGCTCTAACAACTTTAGCAATGCGTAGTGTTCCGAGAGAAACCTAA
- the ylqF gene encoding ribosome biogenesis GTPase YlqF, whose product MSIIQWYPGHISKAERQLKEQIKNIDVIFEVLDARIPIASHHPNIDRWIEGKPKIIVLNRMDMIPETLYKKWLSWFKEKGETAHFTNAKQGKGIKFLNQLAQEAGNLVNIKRAHRGMKPRPIRAVVIGFPNVGKSALINRLLGRKVVISARRAGVTRQLRWIRISKTIELLDAPGVIPVKLENQKDAVKLAICEDIGEAAYDNQQVAAALIDFLLELNFENILKLRYKIDPLNITGEEYIEKLGNNLYRGDKERATIQLLNDFRKGMMGCVPLELPNS is encoded by the coding sequence ATGTCAATAATTCAATGGTATCCAGGTCATATATCTAAAGCAGAGCGACAACTTAAAGAACAAATAAAAAATATTGACGTTATCTTTGAAGTCCTAGATGCAAGAATTCCAATTGCTTCACATCATCCTAATATTGATCGGTGGATTGAAGGTAAACCTAAAATTATTGTACTTAACCGAATGGATATGATACCAGAAACGTTATATAAAAAGTGGCTAAGTTGGTTTAAAGAAAAAGGAGAGACAGCTCATTTTACCAATGCTAAGCAAGGGAAAGGAATCAAATTTTTAAATCAATTAGCTCAAGAAGCCGGGAATTTAGTCAACATCAAGAGGGCTCATCGTGGCATGAAACCTAGACCAATTAGAGCAGTAGTAATTGGTTTTCCGAATGTAGGTAAATCAGCGTTAATTAATCGCCTGTTGGGACGTAAAGTAGTCATCAGTGCTAGACGTGCAGGTGTCACTCGTCAGCTTCGATGGATACGCATTTCTAAAACTATTGAACTTTTAGATGCTCCAGGAGTTATTCCAGTGAAATTAGAAAATCAAAAAGATGCTGTTAAGCTTGCAATTTGTGAAGATATTGGAGAAGCTGCTTATGATAATCAACAAGTTGCAGCTGCACTAATCGACTTTTTATTAGAATTAAATTTTGAAAACATTTTAAAGCTTCGCTATAAGATTGACCCTTTAAATATTACTGGAGAAGAGTATATTGAAAAATTAGGAAATAATTTGTATAGGGGTGACAAGGAAAGAGCCACTATACAACTGTTGAATGACTTTCGAAAAGGTATGATGGGCTGTGTTCCTTTAGAACTACCTAACAGTTAA
- a CDS encoding GUN4 domain-containing protein gives MTNENISTINNLDNNFSSSKLAHQFINGTSKEQFKLIPQLTSMGNSGWEILIDFLKLSDVNSLDLIQGEIYRELYKAKTPETELFIKNYFPNGLVSLDSQANIDYKLLSKSLLEENFQEADTLTRHILWELAGEGALERKWVYFTEVANFPVIDLHTINTLWWLYSGGKFGFSVQRKLWLSVGKDFNTLWRKIGWKKDNHWTQYPKEFTWNLNAPIGHLPLLNQLRGVRVANSIFLHPVWSEKNW, from the coding sequence ATGACCAACGAAAATATCTCTACAATTAACAATTTAGATAATAACTTTTCAAGTTCAAAATTAGCACATCAGTTTATAAATGGAACCTCGAAAGAGCAGTTTAAATTAATCCCCCAGTTAACTAGTATGGGAAATTCTGGATGGGAAATTTTAATAGACTTTTTAAAGTTATCAGATGTAAACAGTCTTGATCTTATACAAGGAGAAATCTATCGAGAACTGTATAAAGCTAAAACGCCTGAAACGGAGTTATTTATTAAAAACTATTTCCCTAATGGATTAGTATCTCTTGATTCTCAGGCTAATATTGATTATAAATTACTTAGTAAATCATTACTTGAGGAAAATTTTCAAGAAGCAGATACTTTGACTCGTCATATTTTATGGGAATTAGCTGGTGAAGGAGCTTTAGAACGTAAATGGGTTTATTTTACAGAGGTTGCAAATTTTCCTGTTATTGATCTTCATACAATAAATACTTTATGGTGGTTGTATTCTGGTGGAAAATTTGGTTTCTCTGTACAGAGAAAACTTTGGTTGTCTGTTGGAAAAGACTTTAATACATTATGGCGAAAAATTGGCTGGAAAAAAGATAATCATTGGACACAGTATCCAAAAGAATTTACTTGGAATTTAAATGCACCGATTGGTCACCTTCCTCTTCTTAACCAATTAAGAGGTGTAAGAGTTGCAAATTCTATTTTTTTACATCCTGTTTGGTCTGAAAAAAATTGGTAA
- a CDS encoding glycosyltransferase family 2 protein: MHSNPNQTEMSVIIPCYNEEQGLEHLFTRVLEVLDRLNLSYEVICVDDGSQDQTLKYLINYHYLNPQIKVISLSRNFGKDIALTAGLENARGQVIIPIDADLQDPPELIEKLLQKWYEGYDVVYGKRRSRQGESFIKRFTANAFYRVISKIGSVSIPQDTGDFRLLDRKVVDALKAMPERTRFMKGLFAWVGFKQTYIVYDRPSRFQGTSKWNYWQLWNFALDGITSFSLIPLKVWSYLGVFVSFLSFIYGSFLIIRTLALGIDVPGYASLMVTTLFIGGLQLITLGILGEYLGRIYEETKQRPLYLIKERHGFRIDS, encoded by the coding sequence ATGCATTCTAATCCAAACCAGACTGAGATGTCAGTTATCATTCCTTGTTATAATGAAGAGCAGGGTTTAGAGCACCTTTTCACAAGAGTTTTAGAAGTTTTAGATCGTCTTAATTTATCCTACGAAGTTATTTGTGTAGATGACGGTAGTCAGGATCAAACTTTAAAATATTTGATTAATTATCATTATCTTAATCCTCAAATTAAAGTTATTAGTTTATCTCGTAATTTTGGCAAAGATATTGCTTTAACTGCAGGATTAGAAAATGCTCGAGGACAGGTTATTATTCCTATTGATGCAGATTTGCAAGACCCTCCTGAACTTATTGAAAAATTACTTCAAAAGTGGTATGAAGGTTATGACGTCGTTTATGGTAAACGACGATCTAGACAAGGTGAAAGTTTTATAAAAAGATTTACAGCTAACGCATTTTATAGAGTTATTAGTAAGATTGGTAGCGTTTCTATTCCCCAAGATACAGGAGACTTTCGCTTATTAGACAGAAAAGTAGTAGATGCTTTAAAAGCTATGCCAGAACGTACTCGCTTCATGAAAGGACTTTTTGCTTGGGTAGGTTTCAAGCAAACTTATATCGTATATGATCGTCCTAGTCGGTTCCAAGGAACTAGTAAATGGAATTATTGGCAGTTATGGAATTTTGCCCTGGACGGCATTACTTCCTTTAGTTTAATTCCCTTAAAAGTTTGGAGTTATCTAGGAGTTTTTGTCTCATTCTTATCTTTCATATATGGTAGCTTTTTAATTATTAGAACATTAGCTTTAGGGATTGATGTACCAGGGTATGCTTCTTTAATGGTCACAACTCTTTTTATAGGAGGTCTACAGTTAATTACATTAGGTATTTTAGGAGAATATTTAGGTCGTATTTATGAAGAAACAAAACAGCGTCCCCTATATTTAATTAAAGAGCGTCATGGATTTCGTATAGATTCTTAA
- a CDS encoding heme o synthase: MIGTDVVYRNENFLQVIKSYYQLTKPRIIPLLLITTAASMWIASNGEVNSFKLFITLFGGTLAAASAQVMNCIYDRDIDYEMLRTRTRPIPSGRVRSRHALVFAFILGFLSFSLFVAYINLLSGLLAMSGIVFYMLVYTHFLKRNSSQNIVIGGAAGSIPPLVGWAAVTGDLSWAPWILFTIIFLWTPPHFWALALMLKDDYAQVDVPMMPVVEGEESTVHQIWLYTLLVIPCTFLLVYPTKTLGLLYGISAVILGAIFAQKTWLLKQNPLDKSLARSLFKFSILYLMLLCTAMVFDSLPITHKIITMLGSNLSTFANYIWF, translated from the coding sequence ATGATTGGGACTGACGTTGTTTACCGTAACGAAAACTTTTTACAAGTTATCAAAAGTTATTATCAGTTAACTAAACCTAGGATTATTCCTTTGTTACTTATTACCACTGCTGCATCAATGTGGATTGCTTCTAATGGTGAAGTTAATTCTTTTAAATTATTTATAACTTTATTTGGAGGAACCCTTGCAGCTGCCTCAGCTCAAGTAATGAATTGCATCTATGATCGAGATATCGATTATGAAATGCTGAGAACTAGAACTCGTCCTATTCCATCAGGTCGTGTTAGATCTCGCCATGCTTTAGTTTTTGCTTTTATATTAGGATTTTTATCTTTTAGTCTTTTCGTTGCCTATATTAATCTTCTTAGTGGATTATTAGCTATGTCTGGCATAGTATTTTACATGCTAGTTTATACTCATTTTCTTAAACGTAATAGTTCACAAAATATTGTTATCGGTGGTGCAGCAGGTTCTATCCCTCCTCTTGTAGGTTGGGCAGCAGTTACAGGAGATTTGAGTTGGGCACCTTGGATATTATTTACTATAATTTTTTTGTGGACGCCTCCTCATTTTTGGGCGCTAGCACTTATGCTTAAAGATGATTATGCTCAAGTCGATGTTCCTATGATGCCGGTAGTAGAGGGAGAAGAATCAACAGTACATCAAATTTGGTTATATACTTTATTAGTAATACCATGTACTTTTTTATTAGTATATCCAACTAAAACTTTAGGCTTGTTATATGGTATATCTGCAGTTATTCTAGGGGCTATATTTGCTCAAAAAACCTGGCTGTTAAAACAAAATCCTTTAGATAAAAGTTTGGCACGATCATTATTTAAATTTTCTATTTTATATTTAATGTTGCTATGTACAGCTATGGTGTTTGATAGTCTTCCCATAACCCATAAAATAATAACAATGTTAGGAAGTAATCTTAGTACTTTTGCAAATTACATATGGTTTTAA
- the argS gene encoding arginine--tRNA ligase, giving the protein MIPLNKKIIQDFSYALVTSFGEELKTTDPQVSVAKDSRYADYQVNIALSLSKKLKKKPKEIAQIIIENLPKSQVYDIPSIGGPGFINLRINKGYLENQLKLLYEDERLGIVKTNNSLKIIVDFSSPNIAKEMHVGHLRSTIIGDSLARTLEFIGHDVLRLNHVGDWGTQFGMLISYLKEVFPDALCEANALQIKDLVNFYKQAKKRFDEDSQFQKISREAVVKLQLGDKEHRRAWKLLCEQSRQEFQFIYDMLKVRLIERGESFYNPFLEETINNLDRQKILEVNDGAKCVFLEGFTNKYGNPLPLIVQKSDDGYNYATTDLAALKYRIDIDKAKRIIYITDAGQSNHFAQVFQVAKKASFLSEETNVLHVPFGLVKGEDGKKLKTRSGETIKLRDLLDKAVYYARENLEHRLQTESRQESQEFIDNVANVVGIGAVKYADLSQNRNSDYVFSYDKMLSLQGNTAPYMLYAYARIKSILREEDIDYAILEKSNKIILQDETEIDLAKYLLQLNEVIEIVENTLLPNRLCEYLYELSKRFNRFYENCPVLKSVDSVKISRLILCNLTARTLNLGLSLLGIDVLERM; this is encoded by the coding sequence ATGATTCCTCTTAATAAAAAAATAATTCAAGATTTTAGCTATGCACTGGTTACATCATTTGGTGAAGAATTGAAAACTACTGATCCTCAAGTATCAGTAGCTAAAGATTCTAGATATGCAGATTACCAAGTAAATATTGCTCTTTCATTATCTAAAAAATTAAAAAAAAAACCAAAAGAGATCGCTCAAATAATTATTGAAAATTTACCTAAAAGCCAAGTATATGATATTCCTTCTATAGGTGGTCCTGGCTTTATTAATTTAAGAATTAATAAAGGTTATTTGGAGAATCAACTTAAATTATTATATGAAGATGAAAGACTAGGAATTGTGAAAACTAACAATTCCTTAAAAATAATTGTTGATTTTTCTAGTCCAAATATAGCTAAGGAGATGCATGTTGGTCATCTTAGATCTACTATTATCGGTGATTCTCTTGCCCGTACTCTAGAATTCATAGGTCATGATGTTTTGAGATTAAATCATGTGGGAGATTGGGGAACGCAGTTTGGAATGCTTATTTCTTATCTAAAAGAAGTATTTCCTGATGCCTTATGTGAAGCGAATGCCCTGCAAATTAAAGATTTAGTCAATTTCTATAAACAAGCAAAAAAACGTTTTGATGAAGATTCTCAATTTCAAAAAATATCTAGAGAAGCAGTAGTTAAATTACAGTTAGGTGATAAAGAGCATCGTAGGGCATGGAAATTATTATGTGAACAGTCTCGCCAAGAGTTTCAATTTATTTATGATATGTTAAAAGTTCGACTGATTGAAAGAGGAGAATCTTTTTATAATCCATTCTTAGAAGAAACTATTAATAATTTAGATAGACAAAAAATTTTAGAAGTCAATGATGGAGCTAAATGTGTTTTCCTAGAAGGATTTACGAATAAATATGGTAATCCTCTTCCCTTAATTGTTCAAAAATCTGACGATGGTTACAATTATGCTACTACAGACTTAGCTGCTTTGAAATATAGAATTGATATAGATAAAGCTAAACGTATTATTTATATAACTGATGCAGGACAATCTAATCATTTTGCACAAGTTTTTCAGGTTGCTAAAAAAGCTAGTTTTTTATCAGAAGAGACTAATGTGTTACATGTTCCTTTCGGTCTCGTTAAAGGAGAAGATGGAAAAAAATTAAAAACTCGTTCAGGCGAAACTATTAAGCTTAGAGACTTATTGGATAAAGCGGTATATTATGCCCGTGAAAACTTAGAACATCGGTTACAGACAGAAAGTCGACAGGAGTCTCAAGAATTTATCGACAATGTAGCTAATGTAGTAGGTATTGGTGCTGTGAAATATGCTGATCTTAGCCAAAATCGAAATAGTGATTATGTATTTAGTTATGACAAGATGCTTTCATTGCAGGGTAATACTGCCCCTTATATGCTTTACGCCTATGCTAGGATTAAAAGTATTTTAAGAGAAGAAGATATAGATTATGCTATCTTAGAAAAAAGTAATAAAATTATTTTGCAGGACGAAACAGAAATAGATTTAGCTAAGTATTTATTACAACTAAATGAAGTAATTGAAATAGTTGAGAATACGCTTCTTCCTAACCGTCTTTGTGAATACTTATATGAATTAAGCAAAAGATTCAACCGTTTTTATGAAAATTGTCCAGTATTAAAATCAGTAGATTCTGTTAAAATTTCTCGATTAATACTATGTAATCTGACAGCTAGGACTCTTAATTTAGGTCTTTCTTTATTGGGAATTGATGTATTAGAAAGAATGTAG